One Gossypium hirsutum isolate 1008001.06 chromosome A11, Gossypium_hirsutum_v2.1, whole genome shotgun sequence genomic window carries:
- the LOC107911893 gene encoding SPX domain-containing protein 3: MKFGKRLKQQIEESLPAWRDKFLSYKELKKLVRLISSAESCVEYGKADVEAEFVHLLNNEIDKFNVFFMEQEEDFIIRHKELQQRIKRVIETWGPNGTKPSEAEYKDEMAKIRKDIVNFHGEMVLLVNYSNINYTGLAKILKKYDKRTGGLLRLPFIQKVLQQPFFITDLVSKLVKECENTIDEVFPVEQEDEEEIVKEQREAITVAGKGIFRNTVAALLSMQEIRRGSSTYGHFSLPPMDLPDSDLIHSFQLNSPIPIV; encoded by the exons ATGAAGTTTGGGAAGAGATTAAAGCAGCAAATTGAGGAAAGTTTGCCAGCGTGGCGGGACAAGTTCCTGTCTTACAAAGAGTTGAAAAAGCTTGTTCGACTGATCTCTTCGGCGGAGTCATGTGTGGAGTATGGAAAGGCAGATGTAGAAGCTGAATTTGTGCATTTGTTGAACAATGAGATCGATAAGTTTAATGTTTTTTTCATGGAACAAGAGGAAGACTTTATCATCCGCCATAAG GAATTGCAACAGAGGATTAAGAGAGTTATAGAAACATGGGGTCCCAATGGAACTAAGCCTTCAGAAGCAGAATATAAAGACGAAATGGCGAAAATTAGAAAAGATATTGTCAATTTCCATGGTGAAATGGTCCTCTTAGTGAATTACAGCAATATCAATTACACAG GTTTGGCTAAGATACTGAAGAAATATGACAAGCGTACTGGTGGGTTATTGCGTTTGCCCTTTATACAGAAAGTGCTGCAGCAACCATTTTTCATAACCGATCTTGTATCGAAGCTCGTCAAGGAATGTGAAAACACCATTGATGAAGTGTTCCCTGTAGAACAAGAAGACGAAGAAGAAATCGTAAAGGAACAGAGAGAAGCTATAACAGTAGCAGGAAAAGGGATTTTCAGGAACACAGTGGCAGCTCTATTGAGCATGCAAGAAATTAGAAGAGGCAGTTCTACTTACGGCCATTTTTCTCTGCCTCCTATGGATTTGCCAGACTCTGATCTCATACACTCCTTCCAACTCAACTCCCCGATCCCCATTGTCTGA